The sequence CGTGGCCAGCCAGGTGCCGGTCGCCGCGCCCGCCCCGATCCGGATCGTGTGCAGCAGGAAGACCCCGAGCAGCAGGTGCACCAGGCTCTGGATCGGGTCGAGCCGCAGGCCGAGCAGGTCGGCGTCGGCGGCCACCCCGCCGAACCGGGTCAGCGCGAAGCCGAACACGCCGAGCGTCGCGTAGCCGATGCCGAGCGCGGCCGCGGCCCGGGTGAGCACCGCCGTCCGGCGGCCCGGGAGCTCGGCGGCGCGCGGCGCCCGCACGTGATGGGAGTGCCGCTCGAACCACCAGAACACCACGGTCGCGGGCACCGCGAGCAGCCCGACCGCGACCAGCGTCCGCGGCCGGATCAGCCAGCTCAGCCCGTCGGCGATCCGCCCCGGCAGGTAGACGACGGCGACGAGCAGCAGCATCGCGGCGAGGAACGCCAGGTAGAGGCTCATCGGCGCGCGCAGGACGAACCGGCAGGCGGTGGCGACTCCGGGCCGCCGGCCGAGCCGGGCCAGCGGGACGGCGAGGAGCCCGAGCAGGCCCAGCTGGACCAGGCCGAGCAGCAGCACGCCCCACGGCGGCGCCGACAACGCCGCCGGGGCGCCCGGGCTGCCGAGCAGGACAGGCGGCCCGTCCCGCAGGACGCTCGCCACGGCGAGGCCCGCGACGCCGGTCGCGGTGGCCAGTGCGAGCAGCCGCCGCGACGGGCGTACGCCGTCCGCGTGCGCGAAGGCGAGCTGCTGGGCGAGCAGGGCGAGGGCGAACGTCGCCGCGTACCGGGGCAGGGGCGAACCCGTGGCGTCCGCGAGCACCTCGCCGCCGACGACCAGCGCGAGCAGGCCGGCGGCCGCGGTCACCGGCGCCCGGCGGTGCAGCGCCAGCAGCGCGGGCGCGCAGACGATCGTCAGCAGGTAGACCCCGAGCAGCCAGAGCGGGTGCAGCGCGATCCGCATGACCGTGGCCGTGGTCCCGGCCGGGATGCCGAGCAGTTCGAGCGCAAGCGGCGTCAGCAGCGCGACGACGGCGAAGATCAGCGCCGGGCGCAGCAGCGGGCTGGCGCGTTCGGCCAGGAAGTGGCGGTAGCCGCCGCCCCGCTCTTGTTCGGCGCGCCAGCCGGCGGCGTTGGCGTGGCCGCCGGCGAAGAAGATCACCGGGGCGAGCTGGGTGAGCCAGGTGAGCGGCCACCACGCCGTCTCGGCCGCGCCGGCCCAGTGCGCCAGCGCCGTCACGGACTCGCCGAGGAGCAGCAGGACGACGCCGGCGGCGCCGAGCAGCGCCCACCGGCTGACGTCGGCGGGGGTGGCGGGAGCCGGCCGCCGTGGTTCGCGGCGGGTCCGCAGCCAGCCGCGCAGCCGGAAGACCAGCAGGCAGGCGATCACGAGCACCCCGGCGACCATCGGCCCGATCGGGTCCCCGACCGGCGGGCCCCAGCGCTGGTGCCACGAGTTGACGACCAGGCCGGCCGAGTAGAGCGACGCGACTACCCGGCAGGTGAGCGCCGAGTTCATCGGGTTGAGGTCGCAGGCGTGGTGCATGTCGTAGGAGAGCCGGTCGTCCAGCGCCGCCCGGGCCTCCGGGCCGAGCGGGTGGCCCTTGCGGTCGGCGTACCGCAGCAGGTCGTAGCCGAGGTCGTGCGCCTTGCACGGCACGGCGTAGTCCCACTTGGTGTTGTCGTCGCCCCACGGCGTCGAGCACCCGCCGTCGGTGTGGACGGCGCGGACGGTGCCGTCGCGGGCGGTCATCGCGCCCGGGGTGACGCCGCTGAGCGCGGTGAAGTCCTTCGGCAGTTTCGCGAGGGCGTCGGGGTGTGGACCGGGGTGCACGAGCGCGTCGACGGCGTTCTGCGCGGCGAGCACGTCCCCGGTCGGCGGCCCCTGGTCGGGCGGCGACGGCGGGCGCGACGCGATCAACCCGAACGCGAAGACGACCAGCAGCACCAGCAGCAGCCACCCGGACGTCGACCAGGGTCGGCGGAGGCGAGGCGGCTCGGGCTCGGCTGGCATGGGGTCCAGGGTGCCAGCCCGGGCGCGGACCCGGCATGGGGACAACCCCAGTGTCGCGGCGCGGGTTTCCCCTAAGCTGCCCGATCGGCCGCCCGATCTTCCCTTCCCGGCCCGCCCCCGCATCGGTGACGCTGTCCTCCGGGGGCGCGGTGACCAGGAGGGCGTGCGGTGACCTCGACCGATCCCGGAGTGCCGGTGGAGAACACGGTGCGCGCGTTGCGCCGGCTGGCTCCCGGCGCGGTGGTGCGTGAACCCCGAAGCCCTGATTTGCGCGCGCTCGCGCGGGCGTTGCGGTCGCGGTCGCCGGCCGAGTTGGCGCGGACCTGCCCGGGGGCGGTTGCTCGGGTGGTGCTGGCGGAGCAGGTTAGGACGCTCGGGCGGGCGATGACGGGGTGGTACGGGCCGGACGGCCGGTGCCCGGAGGCGGCGAGGCTGGTGCGGGCGGCGCGGTTCAGCCGGGGCCGGGGGCGGCCGTTGCTGGATCGGCTGCGGTGCGAGCCGGGGTTGCGGGCGGCGGCGCTGGGGTGGGCTGGGGTGAGTGGGTGCCGGCTGCTGGTGGATGAGCTGCTGGGGATGCCGGTGGTGCCCGGGGTGGAGGACGGGCGGCGGGCGGCGGAGCTGGTGGTGGCCGCGGTGGTGCCGCGGTTGGCGATGGTGGACTTGGGGCTGGGGCGGGGTGGTTTGGATCCCGGCGCCGGGACTGGGCGTGGGCCGAGTGCGCCAAAACCGGGCAGGGCCGCCGGGGCGCTACTTCAAGTCCGCTCCCTCCACCTCGGCGACCTAGGCTTCCGCGTCGACATCGAGGCTGACCCGCCCGTCGACCTCGCCCTCGACGACGATGGCCTGACCCTGCGCGCCCTCTGGTGGAACGGGCTCGGCCGGGTCGTCGACGACCTCGGTCACGAGTACCTCCTCCTCGCCAAGGACGCCGCCGGGACCGGGATCGTCCGGCACTGGTGCCATCCGCGGCCCGCGCCGGGGGCCCGCGTGCTGCGGCTCGAGTCCGCCGGTTACCGCGGGGAGCTGTTGCGGCTCGCGCCCACCGCGGCCCGGGCCTGCGCGGATGTGCTCGTCAAGCTCGAGCTCACGGTGCGGCTGGGGGCATGAGCGTGTCCGGGGCGAAGCAGACCTGGTCGCGGCCGTTCTCCTTGGCCAGGTAGACCGCCGCGTCCGCCGCCTGGAGGAGGCGGTCCAGGGTGTCGCCGTGGCGGGGGTGGCGGGCTACGCCGATCGAGGTCGTGCGGTCCGCGATCGTCGCCGGGTCGCCGCGTTTGTCCGTGGTCACGATGTGCAACTTCGCAATCGCGACGCGTATCCGTTCGGCCGCGTCCCAGGTGGCCTCTTCGTCGATGTCCGGGAGCAGAATGAGGAATTCCTCACCGCCGAAACGGCCGACCAAGTCGCTCGGTCTCGTCACTTCGTCGAGCGTTTGCGCAACGGTGCGGAGCACGTCGTCACCCGCCGGATGTCCATAGGTGTCGTTAATCCACTTGAAGTGGTCGAGATCGACCATCAGGAGTGCCAGCTGATCACTCGATCGAGCGGTCCGTTCCAGCGCTCGCTCCGCCGACTCCGACCAGCCGCGCATGTTGAGAATGCCCGTTTTCGGGTCCGTCCGGACGTCGTTCTGCAGCTGGTCCAGTTCCGCGAGGCGATTGAAGACCACGGTGGCGACCGCCATCACCACGACCATCGGCGGGACGACGGCGAGCAGAATCGCGGTCACCGCGCCGAGGCCGACGGTGATCGCTTCGAGCATGTTGTCGGCCGGGCTGCCCAGGACGTTACGCAGCGTCGGTTCGGAGGACATGCCGAGCGCGAGTGCCCCGCCGACGTAGGCGATCTGGATGGCCTCGTAGATGGCGGCGGTGAGCACGATAGCGCCGAACTCGGCGAGGAAGTCGCCCCAGCCGGTGCCCAGGAAATGCGGGCCCATCGCGGTGTAGGTGACGTGCGCGAGCACCGCCGCGAGACCGTGCGTGATCGACGAGAAAATGAAGTTGTGGGCCGGGCGGCGGGCGATGAACCAATGCTGGAGCCGGACGACGAAGATGACCAGCAGGGTCAGGGGAACCGGCAGGATCATCGCCGCGGAAAACGTCCACACGGCGGTGAGGTCGATCAGCACCGTCTTTTTGCGGTTCCGGCGTCTTTCCTCCTGGCGCTGGGTCAGCTGAATGTGCACCGTCGCGCCCGCGGCGAGGATTCCGAAGTTCAGCCAATCGCGGGAAACAAGCGCCTGAGAATAGACGAGTGAAATCGCGAGAACGGCGACGGCCAATCCCTCGCTGCCCAGCATGAACGCGATGACGCGGGGCCGGCGGCGCCAGAGCGCCCAGTTCCGCGGCGAGTACGGGTGGTCACGCCAGACCGTCCCGGGTGGACCACTGGGCGTGGTCACCTGGTCCGGCTGTTCCTGCGGCGACGGCGGCCGCGGCCGGTCCTGGGCCGCCGGTTCGCCGCCGCCCTGCGCGGCGTCGTCTGGTCCGGGATGCAATTGGTCACCTCCTTTCCAGCCTACTTCGGGTGTTGAGTAATCTCATCGGTACCTGCCAGAGTGTTCACACATTCCGTTGGCGGGTACCATCCCACTGCAACGGAACTGCCGAGTCCTCGGTGGAACTGCCGGGAACGCGGACCAAAAGCATCTTCAGGCTCCCCACACGGAGGTGGCACCGTTGACCAACCGCGATCTCTGATGCGCCGTCGAATTGTCCTCCCCGATTACCCAGAGAGGTGGCAACCGTGCGCAACCGCGACCTGTGACCGGCTGAATACCATTCATGATCTTGACCGCACGGAGAGGTGGCTTCCGATGGCCAACCGTGACCTCTGATCCCCCGGCTCATGGCAGCCGAGGTTCCGGCTCGCCGCCGCCCACCCGGCGCCAGGCGAACCCCACCGGGACGGCCAGCAGCAGTCCCACCGCACCGGCGAGCGCGATCGTCGCGTTCGCGGAACCGAGGCCCTGGGCGACCAGCCCGCCGATGCCGACGCCCACGCCCTGCGCGACCCGCAGCCCGGTCCGGTACAACCCGCCGGCGCTGCCCCGGATGTCGTTGGGAACCCACGTGATGAACGTGGCGGACACCGTGATGACGTACGCGCCGGTCGCACCGGCCAGCGCGAGCAGGACCAGCGCGAGCACCAGGTTCGGGTGCAGCGCGAACGCCGCCAGCGCGGCCAGCGGCAACGCGGCCAGCACACCCAGCAGCTTGCGGCGGTGCTCCGTGGAGACGAACCGCGACAGCAGGAACGTCCCGAGCACGAAACCCAGCGGATCGGCGGCCAGCAGCCAGCCGACGGCCTGGTCACCCGCGCCCAGTTGCGCGGCGAGCGGCGCGGCGAGGCCCTCCGGGATCACCGCCAGGCCGACGAGCCAGGACAGGTAGAGCAG is a genomic window of Amycolatopsis lexingtonensis containing:
- a CDS encoding sensor domain-containing diguanylate cyclase, with amino-acid sequence MLGSEGLAVAVLAISLVYSQALVSRDWLNFGILAAGATVHIQLTQRQEERRRNRKKTVLIDLTAVWTFSAAMILPVPLTLLVIFVVRLQHWFIARRPAHNFIFSSITHGLAAVLAHVTYTAMGPHFLGTGWGDFLAEFGAIVLTAAIYEAIQIAYVGGALALGMSSEPTLRNVLGSPADNMLEAITVGLGAVTAILLAVVPPMVVVMAVATVVFNRLAELDQLQNDVRTDPKTGILNMRGWSESAERALERTARSSDQLALLMVDLDHFKWINDTYGHPAGDDVLRTVAQTLDEVTRPSDLVGRFGGEEFLILLPDIDEEATWDAAERIRVAIAKLHIVTTDKRGDPATIADRTTSIGVARHPRHGDTLDRLLQAADAAVYLAKENGRDQVCFAPDTLMPPAAP
- a CDS encoding phospholipase A2; the protein is MPAEPEPPRLRRPWSTSGWLLLVLLVVFAFGLIASRPPSPPDQGPPTGDVLAAQNAVDALVHPGPHPDALAKLPKDFTALSGVTPGAMTARDGTVRAVHTDGGCSTPWGDDNTKWDYAVPCKAHDLGYDLLRYADRKGHPLGPEARAALDDRLSYDMHHACDLNPMNSALTCRVVASLYSAGLVVNSWHQRWGPPVGDPIGPMVAGVLVIACLLVFRLRGWLRTRREPRRPAPATPADVSRWALLGAAGVVLLLLGESVTALAHWAGAAETAWWPLTWLTQLAPVIFFAGGHANAAGWRAEQERGGGYRHFLAERASPLLRPALIFAVVALLTPLALELLGIPAGTTATVMRIALHPLWLLGVYLLTIVCAPALLALHRRAPVTAAAGLLALVVGGEVLADATGSPLPRYAATFALALLAQQLAFAHADGVRPSRRLLALATATGVAGLAVASVLRDGPPVLLGSPGAPAALSAPPWGVLLLGLVQLGLLGLLAVPLARLGRRPGVATACRFVLRAPMSLYLAFLAAMLLLVAVVYLPGRIADGLSWLIRPRTLVAVGLLAVPATVVFWWFERHSHHVRAPRAAELPGRRTAVLTRAAAALGIGYATLGVFGFALTRFGGVAADADLLGLRLDPIQSLVHLLLGVFLLHTIRIGAGAATGTWLATALACAPSLLFAADGSTPGFLGVTLHAVTAAFALLAAAGTLLPARRPAGAAS